Part of the Pseudoalteromonas sp. Scap06 genome is shown below.
TAAAACCCAAATTCTCAGGTTAAAATTAAAGTGCTAACCATACATCGGTTGAACCAGGTTCGTTCCCTTGAGTCCACCATTTAGCTTGGTACTTATTACCTTGATAAGAAACTTCATCACCACTGTTATAGATAGCCGTTGGCTGCCAAACTGCGACACCCGTACCATCTGTAGGTTGTGTTGTTGCTTCCCATGCACCACCTAAATCAGGACGCTCGCCTTGAGTCCACCACTTTGCTTTATATTCAACGCCGTTATAAGTAACGACATCACCACCAACGTATGCAACACTCGCATCCCAGCTTCCTGTAGGTGGATTTGTAGTATCAACGTTTGTAACTGTTACGCTAAAGCTTTGCGTTGTGGTTAATGCACCATCACTAACTGCAACAGACACGGTGAAATCTGTATCGGTATCTACAGCGCCTGCCTCAAGACTTATATTTGAACCGCTACCCACTAACGTTAAACCAGCAGGTACTGTCCACGAATACGTAAGGGTGTCGTTTTGAGCATCATCAGCCACTACAGCTACACTTGCTGATGCGCCCTCTTCAACGCTGATATTAGCGATAGCATCAACACTCGGTGCTGTGTTTTCACCCCCTGATGTTGGCGCAATAACATTAACAACAACATCACGATTAACGGTTGCTTTACCATCTGATACCGCAACGGTTGCCACATACTGCGTATCTGCAGTCACTGTTGGCGCTGTAATGACTAATGATGCACTATTTTGTCCAGATACCACCAGTGCGCTATCAACATTCCAGCTAAAGCTAAGTGGATCGTTATCTGCATCAGTTGCAGAAGCTGTTACTGTAATACTCTCGCCTGAATTAACAGATACAGATGCAGATACTGAAACAACTGGCTTTTTATTTGTTGGCGGAGCAACTACTCCTCCTAAACCATCATGCATAGCATTAAGAATATCACCATTATCCGCATCTATTTCCCAAGCAAATAAACCACCTAAATTATACTGATTAACATACGCTCCTTTAGCCAGTACTGACTTACGGCTATCATAAGTAATTAGTTTACCGGTTGAACGATTCCATACATAAGCGGCCTGTGCTTGCTCATCATAACCCACTTCAAAACCATTAATACCTGTGCCCGCAGCACCAATCATATTGGCTTTAACGCCCTTGTAATCAATAACCCCATCTTCCCATACGCCTTGTGCCGTAGAGCCTTTTAATGGGCCATTACCAGGGGCGGTCATTGGGTTACCATCAATCGCTGCATTTTGCGGGTAAACACCTTCCCAACCACGACCATACATAGCTGTGCCCACGACGATTTTTTTCGATGGTACATTTTGCGCAAGTAACAGCTGCACTGCATTATCGGTGGTATAAGCAGGGCCTTTACGAGGTTCGCCATTTTCATCAAGCCCGGTACCGTTACATTGGCCAACACTCATGTGTTCACCACAGTAAAGTGCAGTTTGGTGACCGGTTACATTACTCCATGCGCCATAAAAGTCATAGGTCATGGCAAAAATGTAATCCATATACTGACTAGCCGCTTGGTAATCTACATCTTCAATTTTATCGTAACCTGCACCTATAGCTGAGGTTAACTCGTATGTACGACCCGTTTCTGCTTCAAGCTTATCAAGCATAGCGCGTAGTTCTTGCATTAATGCAACATAGGCTGGGCCATCGTTGATTGGATCGCCAATGTCAGGATTGGGACCGTCACCACCTGGGAATTCCCAATCAATATCGACACCGTCATAGAATTTCCATGTTCTTAAAAACTCTTCCATTGAGGCAACAAAGGTGTCGCGGTTAGCTTTATTGGTAAAGCCACCGAATGGGTCTGATAACGTCCAACCACCTACAGATGGTAAAATTTTAATATCTGGGTAACGCTGTTTAAGCGCCATTAGCTGAGAGTAAGTACCACGGATAGGGTCTTTTGCATCAACCCCTGGCAGTGCTTTTTGTACTGCTGCCCATGGGTCGTGAATAACCACTTCGTAATCTGCAGAGCCGGCACAAGCGGTTTCAAGTGCACGTTTAGGACCACCCGATAACGATGCGTTTTCACCACAAATTGGAATAAAGCCATACAAAATATGACTCAGATTTTGTGCTGGCATATTCGTTACATCATAATCACGGCCATAAATTCCCCACTCAACAAAGTAAGCGCCTGTAACTAAACCTTGTTTGATACCAATGTCACGGTTATTTGGATCTACATCCATCGGCAATGGCGCTAAGTGGCCACCGTCAGTATCAGCAATTACAATAGGTTTGCCTGCACTACGCGCACAGGTCGTGCCACCTTCACATAGCTCAACATACATTGTATGGCGGCCTGCTTTATCATAAGGGAATGAAATAGTGCCACTTTTAGAACCAGCAGCAAGCGTGCCCTCATTAACTAGCATGTCATCAAAATATACTTTGTAGCTATCGCCACCATCACCACTCCATGCACTCCACTGAATGTTGATATTAACTTGTTCAACACGGGTAACTAGCTGCTTATAAGAGCCGTTTCCCTCAAGATCTACCTCAACAAACGAATATTGCTGTGGTTCCCAATTAATGCTTGGTGTAGACGGTGCAGCAGATGCTGTGCTTGCAAATAAAGCAACACCGATGGCTGCGCTTAGTTGTTTGATATTCATAGGTCTCTCTTATCCATTATTTATGTAATTATTTAATAAGTTTGAACTGCAAAACTTAGGCTTTATTAAAGTTTGGTCCATACATTGGCTTGCCCTGGCGTATCGCCCTGAGTCCACCATTTAGCGCGATAGCGCTGTCCTTGATACGTTACTTCTGCGCCGGCTTGGTAGGCTTTGCTAGTATTCCAAGTGGCTGCTGTGTCAGCTTTCGAGGCTGATTCCCATGCCGCTGAGGTATCTGGTTGTTGGCCTTTGTTCCACCATTTAGCGGTGTAAATAACGTTAGCAAAACGGGCTTTATCGCTGGCTTGATAGGTCTGAGTGCTTTCCCATTCAGGTACTGCTGGGTCAACCGGATCGACCACAGGTACATCGTTAACCGTGACACTAAAACTGGTTTGGGTACTTAATTGACCATCCGATACAGATACTGCAATGGTGTAATCGGTGTTTGCTGATACCTCTGCAGTGGTTAAGTTGATGTTGGCACCAGAGCCTGTAAAGCTTAGCGGTGTAGGTACTGTCCAGCTGTAAGTTAGCTCACTTTGCTCATCATCAAAGGCATGCAGATGAATTGCTGTTGTGGTGTTTTCATCAACTACTAGGTTATCTGGGGTGTGTACAATGGGTGCGGTGTTTGTTGGCGCACCTTGCACACTCAAGGCATAGGTATAATTTGCATCGCTGCTATACACTTGATTTATGAGTACGTCGGTTGCATCAAACGTAATGTCGCCCGCTTGGTTTTGCACACCAATTTGCACTAAATGCGCGTAATCGAGGTTAAGCTGCTCAGCCAATGCTTGTTGCCAATTTGCTTGATTGTCGGCATTGATTTTAAGCTGTTGGTTGATCACCTCTTGGCCTGTTTCGTCAAATAATCGCGCCCATACGATGTCGCCTGCAATAGCATTTTGCCCTTGGCGAACAAAGTAACCGACGCTAGTCAACGAATTTGGATCAGTTGGGCCTGCGTCATTTACTATGTTGATGTCGCTACAGTTATAAAAGCCTTCACCAACCACATCATTACGTTGCCAACGGCTATATAAAATGGCCTCGCCGCTGCGGTCTTGCGGAATTGCAACATTCATTTCATAGTAGCGTTTACCATCGGGGTCTTTAACGACCTCAATGTTGTCGTGCTCTTGCACTAGCTGTAAGTCTTGCCAAGTTAGTACGTCAGTTGCGCTATTGAAGCTTGGCTTGGTAATGTAAAACTGCCAAAAGCTTGGGTTGTGCGGGGTTGATGCAAGATAACGTATTTGAATATCACCATTGGCATTGGGTACTACATCACTGCGCTGCCAATGTGGTGATGGTAAATCCATACCCCGTTTGGCTGTATCGCCACCAGCACATAAAGTGCCGTTTGGTACACTGGCCTCAACTGCGGTTTGATTTAAATAGTCAGGAGTATTAACCGAAAATTCAATCGCTTGTACAAACTGCACCGTGCCCGATTCTAAATATGCGGCTCGACACGCAAGGTTAGGAATATTTGTGCCGTCTTCAGGCCACCAGTATCCGCCATCAACTTGACAAATTGCTTGGCGCGCTTTAGGGCTATCCATATAACCATGTGCTTGCACTTGCGGTGCTAGTGCACTGAGTAGTAAACCACTAGTAATTGCAGATAGCGTAATCGTGTTAAATTTAATTGATGCCATTATTTTATCCTTTATTAGACTCAATACATGGGGCAAGCTCAGGCCTACCCCTCATTGTTTTGTAAATTACAGGCTACAACTTAAGGTCCAATCTGCTGTTGCACCCGGCTCAGAGGTTGTCCACCACTTGGCTTTATAAACTGCGTTGTTATGCACCATTAGATCGCCGCCAGCAGCATGACTTGGGTTGCCCGCCCAGTCTGTTTGAGGGAAGTTTGGATAAACAGGAATCGTGGCTATATCAACTCCTTCACACGTACCTACAGGGTCACCGCCACCGTTATCTGGATTGCCCGTGCCATCACCCGGTGTTGCATCTGGTAGCATTGGGTATTCAGCTTTGAATGCATAAGTTTTTCCATCTTTTTCAATGGTAAAGTTGCTAGGCCCAGTGATTGGCATGTAGTACATCACTTGTGCATTCACAGTTGCACCAGCGCTAAAGTCTTTTGGTTGACCGCCCCATTCATTGTTCAGTGTGATTGAGAAACGGTGGAACTCGTTCTCAAAACCGCCAATATTATTACCCGCTGCGTTCGAGCCATTTACTTCTACTGCCATGCCCAGTTTTTCTTGTGCATTCCAGTTAGATTTAAAAATAGCTGAAGTTGATACCGGCACATCAAATGAGATTTTTGCACCACTAAAATCAAGACTTGAGTTATTAGTAAATGCAAACGTTGGGCTGATTGGGTAATTATCATCACCAATTGGGAAGTCTTTTGCTGTAAATGTTACATCTACTGCTTCAGCAGGCACTGTAAAGTTTGGATTTCCGCCATGTACATCATATGCAACACCGCTTTGATTAAACTTATCGTATGCAAGTGAAGTAAGCGTTGACCCCATGAAGTACTCGCCTTTCGCTGTATCGTAGTCAAAGTCACCCGCCAGCTCCCAGAACATAATACCGCCAAGGCCATTGTTGATAACGTAATCAACTTTTGTTGCCATTGACTCTTCATCTTCCATTGAAAGGAATACTTTTTTATCTGCGTTCCATAACCAAGGGGCTACAGCAACGCTGTCATAGTGACGAGTGTAAGTACCTGTTAAGCGGTCATCGGCGTCGGTATCAGGTGTTAAGCCATACACGCCTAAATACGAGCCAACAATGCCGTTTTCAAGGTTTTTAACATGCCATAAAGGGTTTGAACCTGCTGGCATTTCTTGGCCTGCATCGTTCTTATCATGCCAAAGGTTATCGATACCTAGTGCACCATTACCGCATTTGTTTTTCTCACCTACGCCAGTACCTTTAGCGCAATCAGCTTGGTTTGGTAGTGCCGCTTGGCCCCATAAACCGTTTGTTCCACCTGATACATTTTTAAAGCCACGGGTGTAATAAGGCAAACCAATATTAATACGACCTGCTGACATCGCTCCGCGGAAGTAACGTACGGCCCAATCAGTATTTAAATACCCAATGCCTTCAAACTCTTTGGTACCATATACATTCCACTGCGTAAGCTCTGAATCAAGACCCGTGTCAAACAACGCAGCGTTGTGACCTACGTGCGAGTTCCATGCGCCATGTAAGTCATAAGACATGATATTTACATAATCGAGGTATTGAACCGCTTGGAAGGTTTCCATTCCACGAAGTAAATAGCCCGACGAAGGCGATGCAATAGTGAGTAAATAATGCTTACCAGCGGCTTCACCTGCACGGTCTAGCTCTTCTCGTACCTTTTTCATTAGCACTTGATATGAAGCATTCAACCCTGCACGACGTGCGTTAGAAATAGGAAAGTCATCTGGATGACCTGAATCATTCATTGATGATGGGTATTCATAGTCAATATCAACACCATCAAAACCATACTTTTCAATAAATTCAACAGCACTTTGTGCGAATGCATTAATGCCAGCATGATTGATTGAACCATCGGCATTAGTGGTCATAGTATAAAAACCACCGCTTTCAACACGGCCTGTTTCATCAAAGTAACCGCCGGTTTCAGCCCAACCGCCTACTGATATTAATGTTTTTACATCTGGATGTTGTTTTTTGTATTTGTTTAACAGATTAAAATGGCCTTTGTAGTTAAACTCAGGGTCCATTTCGGCACCAACAACACCTGGCCACTGCATGTTTGTTGCTGGGTTATTTACTGATGCTGGGTCGCCAATTGATACTTTATTGTTGGCATCAACATGGGCAAAGGCATAGTTGATATGGGTAATTTTATCCCAAGGAATATCGTTTACTAAATAGCTGGGTTGACCATTAGCGCCATTACGCCAGCTAGTAAAGTATCCAATTACACGGCGTGGATGATCTGGGCCCATGATCTCGCGACCATTTGCGTCATAAATCGTACAGTAAGGCGTGTTTACACCGGGAGTTTGATATAAACCTTGGGGACGACAGTCAGTGCCCGTAACTGGGCCTGTATTTTCATCAACAACCGTTAATACTTTTGTTACTTGCGCTGTTGCACCGTCGTTATCGGTCACCGTTAGGGTGAAAGTTGCCTGACCAAGTGCCGTTGCTTGCCATGCAAAACTGCTCGCTGGTGAGCTTGATTGATGAACATCCACCCCGTTTGCTGCAAAGCTCAGAGCCGTTACTTGGCCATCACTATCAGTTCCAGAAAGTGCAAACACCACCTGCGAACCAACAACCAGTTGATCCGGAAGCGTGCTAAATGAAATAGCGGCAACAGGTACTTGATTAACAGGGTCAACAACTACTGAATCACTAACGTTCAGCGTATTAACAACTTCTGCAGAGTTCGCTCCTTCATCGTCTGTTGCTACCGCGCTAATTTGATGTTCGCCCGTGATAGCTTGCCAGTTAACACTGAACGGCGCAGTGTTATCAACCGCTATGGAAATGCCGTCGACAAAAAACTCTACACCTGCAACCGAGCCATCTGAATCAGTTGCTTGCGCCAAAATGACAACGTTGTCTTTATCGTTAAATAAAGAACCATTCCCAGGTGTGATCTCAGTAATTATAGGCGACTGATTATCATTGACAGCGCTGTCACACGCACCTAAAAGTAACCATTCTTGATATTGACCGGTATTCTCCAAAGGGTTTGCTTGTGTCCACCACTTGGCTTCATACGCATTATTTTGTGCCTTTACTTGGCTTCCTGCTGTATGAGTTTGCCCTAACTCCCATGTCGTCAATGTACTGCAGTCTATTGATGCATATACATTTAAACTAAATGCACTTAGTGATAAGACACTTAATTTAAGGGCATTATTTATTATTTTCCGTGAGCTCATTAGCTCCTCCGCTTAGTGTGTTAAGAAATGCTATTGTCAGTTTCCATTTATGAAACTAGCATGAACAAAGTAAATATCAAGTAAATAAAGTGTAATTAATAAACAAAATAGATACAAATTGATTAATTAATAATATGAGGCTAGTGATTTATAACTACTATAAAAACTATTAAAATACCAAGTTCAATTAATAACATTTATTAATTGGGCATTAAAAAGCCCAGTGAAACTGGGCTTGGTTTACATTAGGAATGTATATTTTGCTTAATTAAATGAAACCGTAACAATATTCGAACATACGTTCTCAGAAACACATAACTTATAGTTATACGTTGATAATCTTGCGTTACGAACGTAGTCACGGTAACGGCCATTATCTGATACGGTATCTACTAGTTCGCCATTTCGGTATAAGCTAAGTGACTCAGCACCCACTTCTTCCCAGTTTAGCTCTACACGCATAGTATCAAGACGTGACTTATTAGCGCGTTTTAGAGTCAACTCAATTTCAACATCACTTACAACAACTGTTTGTGTGAATGTATCTGAGTTGTTTTCACTATCTGTTACAGTTAGTTCAACTTCATAACTACCTGATTCAGCGTAGGCATGAACAGGGTTTGCATCAGTTGAAGTTGCACCGTCACCAAAGTTCCAGCTCCACTGTGAAATGTCATCATTAACATCACGGCTTGTATCTGTAAATGTAGCAGTTAAACCTTGTGCTGAAACATTAAAGCCGGCTTCTGGTGGTTGTGGACTTACTTCACCAATAGCACTAAATGTAAGTGACCAACCATTGATATTACCCGTATCTGCGCCTGCTGTATCTTCAACATTAAGTGTCCAATCTCCAGTCGCTACCTCAGAATTAAATACCGTTGATGTAAATGACTTCACAATGTCGTCGTCACTGCCACCTTCATTGCTTTGTAAAGTAACCTCTGTACCTTGTGCTGAAATAAGTGTAAGCACTAAGTCACCAGACCAAGTATGCGTAATGTCTACATCAGCCGTGGTACCAAAGATAGTTAAATCATCGGCCACAGTAATAACAGAGCTTGCACCTTCAGGTGAGTTATCCGGAATCTCAACGCGTTCATTACTACTGTAAGTAAAGTCGTTCAAACCAGCAGGTTGCAGCATTAAGCTTACTGTTTGATCTTTAACTTGCTCGTCTGTTGAAGCAGTTACAGTAAAGTCATAATTACCCCACTGAGTATCGCTATTAGTTGCTACCGTTAATACAACCTCATCACCTGGACGAGCTGTAGTTGCGCTTAGCGATGCGTCAGTAAGATCAGCAGCCAAAGCAAGTGAAACGTCACCATCCCATTGTGCAACTGAACCAATTGTAAAGGTATAGGTAACCGTATCACCAACTGTTGCTTGTTGAGAAACAGGTGATACTGATAATTTAAACCCAGGAGTTGGATCAGCATCAATGACTGCTTGGTTAACATTTAGACGTGTACCTGCAACCGTTTTACCATTTAATGCCGCATTAGCATCACCACTAGACATAAGTAACTCTTTAAGCTCTAGTGATGTTAGATCTGGATTTACTGACAATACAAGTGCAGCAGCACCAGCTACATGTGGTGTTGCCATTGATGTGCCAGAATAGCTTGCATAACCGCCACCTGGAATGGTTGATAAAATAGCACTACCTGGCGCGCCCATATCAACACTGGTTAAACCCCATTGTGAAAAGCCAGACATATTGTCGCGACTATCAGTACTTGCAATAGATAATACATTGTCATTTTCATAATTAGATGGGTAATGAGGATTTACATCGTTGTCTACCGCATCATTACCAGCAGCAGCTACAAATAAAATATCAGCTTCTTCACTGGCAGTAATCGCATCAGCAAGTGCTTGGCTATAACCACCACCGCCCCAGCTATTGTTTAATACACGAAGGTTAACACCTGAGTTTTTAAGGCCTACCATGTAGTCAATACATTTAATAGCGCCAGATGTAGAACCTGTACCATCTGCAGCTAAAAACTTACAACCTGCAATAGATACATCATGGTTTACACCAACAATACCAACACCATTGTTACCACTGGCACCAATTGTACCTGATACATGTGTACCGTGGCCTTCGTCATCCATTGGGTCGCCAGCATCGGTAATCGCGTTAATACCGTGTACGTCATCAATATAACCGTTGCCGTCATTATCGATACCATCTCCAGCAATCTCACCGCTATTTACCCACGCATTCGCAGCTAAATCAGGATGGCTATAATCTACACCAGTATCAATAACACCTACAACAATATCACGGCTACCAGTTGAAATTGACCAAGCCTCAGGTGCATCAATATCTGCATCAACCGTACCACCAGTTTGGCCTTCGTTATTTAAGCCCCATAAATCTTCAAAGCGAGGATCATTAGTTGCGTTTGCTATGCTCACTCGGTAATCAGGCTCAACATACTCAATAGCTTGATGTGATTTTAAGCGCTCAATTGCTTCTTTAGCGCTCATTCCTGATATTTTAAATTTAGCGAGGCGGCCTGAAAATAACGAAGTGAAGTTATCATCAATTTCATCGTTATTTAGATCAGATATTTTGGCTTTTACTAACGAACGAGCTTGCTTACGCATTTCCGGCGAAGCATTCTTTTTATATTTAACAATAATTGAGTCACTACTCGCAGTAACTTTTTGAGTCGTACTGTTTACATCAGGCAATTTCGCCGCAGCTAAACAAGGTAAAAGTGCAAGTGTAATAATAGATAATTTTGTTTTCATCGTTTTATCCGTAATTAAGTTAACTTAGCTGTACTAAGTGGAAAATTTACGTATAAGAATTTAAGCAATCACGTGGCAAGTGCTAAGAAAACGGTTAAACAGCGACTAACTCAAGTAAAAAAAAAAAATAAGGTACAAAATCATTACTTTTAACTAGAAATACAGTGATAAAAACATAAAAAACATCCATTTTAATGAGCTAAACTCATTAATTTTAACATACCATTAACTCATTATTTTTTATTGGATTTTAGTGAGAAATAAATATAAATCCAAAATTTAATTTCAAGCCATTGAAACTAAACAGCTTTAAATACCATTAAAAAAGATGATTCAAAATAGGTTCATTGAAGAATACAGTGACTGAGCAGTTATGAAGTAGATAACAGTAAACATACTGTTCAAGCACTGAAAGCTAGATTCTACATTCATGATTAAAACCGCACCTTACGTTTAAGAATAAAAGTTAATCACACATTTAACAGCACGGCATGCTGTAACGACAAACACCTTATTAAAACTTAATAAACAACCAAGGTGTTTAATTTTGCATTTCAAGGAGAATAATAATGAAATTGAATAAATCACTTTTAAGCTGTGCTATTGCAATTGCAATGGGCGCAAGCTTTACAGCAAACGCAACTACAGAATCAAAAGCGGGTTCAACTTCTGAGCTTGCATCTAAAGTATCTGTAAGTAGCATTGAAAATGCCGTAACAGTTAAACAATCATTTTCTGATAATACAGCATTAGTATCTCAAGATGGGGATGGCAATACTGCACTAGCTACTGAAGTCGGTAACAATAACGATGTTAAAATAGCTCAATTACAAAATGGTAATTACGCCGAAGTTGAAACAACGGGTGATAACAACCAACAGACTTATGCGCAAGATGGTATCGCTAATGGTTTTATTACTCGTATTACGGGTGATCATAACGGCGTTTATGTTTCTCAATTAGGCCAAGGATTATTCCAGAATAATGAAGCAATCAATATTATCACCGGTAGCGACAATAATATTGACGTAGAACAAGGTGATGGCGGCCATTGGTTTTACAACATGGACATGAGAGGTAACGGCAACGAAATTATTTCATCTCAGTCAGGTATGTGGCAAGAGTTTGAAATACTTAGCTTATCTGGTGATGAAAACATCATTGAAATTGAACAAACAGACACGTGGAATGAATTTAAAATAGAGTCATTACGTGGCAACGAAAATGAAATTGATGTTAGCCAAGATGGCTCACGCAACATTGTTACATTCACTGATATAGCTGGTGATGCAAACGAAATAGCTATTGAACAAAGCAGCGGTGATAACAATACGATTACTTTTGCAGCCGTTACTGGCAATGATAATGAAATAAAACTAGACCAAGAAGGTTCAGATAATGCTATTGAATCTGGTCTTTTTGACGGTTCATTCAACGAAGTAACAGTTAATCAAGTTGGTGATGAGAACCTTGCAACAACTGAGCTAATGGGCGATAACAATGAGCTTACAGCAATGCAAGTTGGTAACACTAATGAAGTAT
Proteins encoded:
- a CDS encoding glycosyl hydrolase family 18 protein, translated to MNIKQLSAAIGVALFASTASAAPSTPSINWEPQQYSFVEVDLEGNGSYKQLVTRVEQVNINIQWSAWSGDGGDSYKVYFDDMLVNEGTLAAGSKSGTISFPYDKAGRHTMYVELCEGGTTCARSAGKPIVIADTDGGHLAPLPMDVDPNNRDIGIKQGLVTGAYFVEWGIYGRDYDVTNMPAQNLSHILYGFIPICGENASLSGGPKRALETACAGSADYEVVIHDPWAAVQKALPGVDAKDPIRGTYSQLMALKQRYPDIKILPSVGGWTLSDPFGGFTNKANRDTFVASMEEFLRTWKFYDGVDIDWEFPGGDGPNPDIGDPINDGPAYVALMQELRAMLDKLEAETGRTYELTSAIGAGYDKIEDVDYQAASQYMDYIFAMTYDFYGAWSNVTGHQTALYCGEHMSVGQCNGTGLDENGEPRKGPAYTTDNAVQLLLAQNVPSKKIVVGTAMYGRGWEGVYPQNAAIDGNPMTAPGNGPLKGSTAQGVWEDGVIDYKGVKANMIGAAGTGINGFEVGYDEQAQAAYVWNRSTGKLITYDSRKSVLAKGAYVNQYNLGGLFAWEIDADNGDILNAMHDGLGGVVAPPTNKKPVVSVSASVSVNSGESITVTASATDADNDPLSFSWNVDSALVVSGQNSASLVITAPTVTADTQYVATVAVSDGKATVNRDVVVNVIAPTSGGENTAPSVDAIANISVEEGASASVAVVADDAQNDTLTYSWTVPAGLTLVGSGSNISLEAGAVDTDTDFTVSVAVSDGALTTTQSFSVTVTNVDTTNPPTGSWDASVAYVGGDVVTYNGVEYKAKWWTQGERPDLGGAWEATTQPTDGTGVAVWQPTAIYNSGDEVSYQGNKYQAKWWTQGNEPGSTDVWLAL
- a CDS encoding lytic polysaccharide monooxygenase, whose protein sequence is MASIKFNTITLSAITSGLLLSALAPQVQAHGYMDSPKARQAICQVDGGYWWPEDGTNIPNLACRAAYLESGTVQFVQAIEFSVNTPDYLNQTAVEASVPNGTLCAGGDTAKRGMDLPSPHWQRSDVVPNANGDIQIRYLASTPHNPSFWQFYITKPSFNSATDVLTWQDLQLVQEHDNIEVVKDPDGKRYYEMNVAIPQDRSGEAILYSRWQRNDVVGEGFYNCSDINIVNDAGPTDPNSLTSVGYFVRQGQNAIAGDIVWARLFDETGQEVINQQLKINADNQANWQQALAEQLNLDYAHLVQIGVQNQAGDITFDATDVLINQVYSSDANYTYALSVQGAPTNTAPIVHTPDNLVVDENTTTAIHLHAFDDEQSELTYSWTVPTPLSFTGSGANINLTTAEVSANTDYTIAVSVSDGQLSTQTSFSVTVNDVPVVDPVDPAVPEWESTQTYQASDKARFANVIYTAKWWNKGQQPDTSAAWESASKADTAATWNTSKAYQAGAEVTYQGQRYRAKWWTQGDTPGQANVWTKL
- a CDS encoding glycosyl hydrolase family 18 protein translates to MSSRKIINNALKLSVLSLSAFSLNVYASIDCSTLTTWELGQTHTAGSQVKAQNNAYEAKWWTQANPLENTGQYQEWLLLGACDSAVNDNQSPIITEITPGNGSLFNDKDNVVILAQATDSDGSVAGVEFFVDGISIAVDNTAPFSVNWQAITGEHQISAVATDDEGANSAEVVNTLNVSDSVVVDPVNQVPVAAISFSTLPDQLVVGSQVVFALSGTDSDGQVTALSFAANGVDVHQSSSPASSFAWQATALGQATFTLTVTDNDGATAQVTKVLTVVDENTGPVTGTDCRPQGLYQTPGVNTPYCTIYDANGREIMGPDHPRRVIGYFTSWRNGANGQPSYLVNDIPWDKITHINYAFAHVDANNKVSIGDPASVNNPATNMQWPGVVGAEMDPEFNYKGHFNLLNKYKKQHPDVKTLISVGGWAETGGYFDETGRVESGGFYTMTTNADGSINHAGINAFAQSAVEFIEKYGFDGVDIDYEYPSSMNDSGHPDDFPISNARRAGLNASYQVLMKKVREELDRAGEAAGKHYLLTIASPSSGYLLRGMETFQAVQYLDYVNIMSYDLHGAWNSHVGHNAALFDTGLDSELTQWNVYGTKEFEGIGYLNTDWAVRYFRGAMSAGRINIGLPYYTRGFKNVSGGTNGLWGQAALPNQADCAKGTGVGEKNKCGNGALGIDNLWHDKNDAGQEMPAGSNPLWHVKNLENGIVGSYLGVYGLTPDTDADDRLTGTYTRHYDSVAVAPWLWNADKKVFLSMEDEESMATKVDYVINNGLGGIMFWELAGDFDYDTAKGEYFMGSTLTSLAYDKFNQSGVAYDVHGGNPNFTVPAEAVDVTFTAKDFPIGDDNYPISPTFAFTNNSSLDFSGAKISFDVPVSTSAIFKSNWNAQEKLGMAVEVNGSNAAGNNIGGFENEFHRFSITLNNEWGGQPKDFSAGATVNAQVMYYMPITGPSNFTIEKDGKTYAFKAEYPMLPDATPGDGTGNPDNGGGDPVGTCEGVDIATIPVYPNFPQTDWAGNPSHAAGGDLMVHNNAVYKAKWWTTSEPGATADWTLSCSL
- a CDS encoding curlin; amino-acid sequence: MKLNKSLLSCAIAIAMGASFTANATTESKAGSTSELASKVSVSSIENAVTVKQSFSDNTALVSQDGDGNTALATEVGNNNDVKIAQLQNGNYAEVETTGDNNQQTYAQDGIANGFITRITGDHNGVYVSQLGQGLFQNNEAINIITGSDNNIDVEQGDGGHWFYNMDMRGNGNEIISSQSGMWQEFEILSLSGDENIIEIEQTDTWNEFKIESLRGNENEIDVSQDGSRNIVTFTDIAGDANEIAIEQSSGDNNTITFAAVTGNDNEIKLDQEGSDNAIESGLFDGSFNEVTVNQVGDENLATTELMGDNNELTAMQVGNTNEVYMGVIGSNNEFTVTQVSNSSSVHLANFNGNGNDVDLSQSGGDENAILVQSSYPDVSLTSNDNDIDVNQVGNQNEAIVTLAGVLDSNANQIDIAQNGDINVIDLMVEGSNHSIDIAQQGEGNWVGGTGDSALLLGGENVSFSVTQTGNYNTVEGNVIGFNSTFSVTQIGDGNTATITQM
- a CDS encoding S8 family serine peptidase, which produces MKTKLSIITLALLPCLAAAKLPDVNSTTQKVTASSDSIIVKYKKNASPEMRKQARSLVKAKISDLNNDEIDDNFTSLFSGRLAKFKISGMSAKEAIERLKSHQAIEYVEPDYRVSIANATNDPRFEDLWGLNNEGQTGGTVDADIDAPEAWSISTGSRDIVVGVIDTGVDYSHPDLAANAWVNSGEIAGDGIDNDGNGYIDDVHGINAITDAGDPMDDEGHGTHVSGTIGASGNNGVGIVGVNHDVSIAGCKFLAADGTGSTSGAIKCIDYMVGLKNSGVNLRVLNNSWGGGGYSQALADAITASEEADILFVAAAGNDAVDNDVNPHYPSNYENDNVLSIASTDSRDNMSGFSQWGLTSVDMGAPGSAILSTIPGGGYASYSGTSMATPHVAGAAALVLSVNPDLTSLELKELLMSSGDANAALNGKTVAGTRLNVNQAVIDADPTPGFKLSVSPVSQQATVGDTVTYTFTIGSVAQWDGDVSLALAADLTDASLSATTARPGDEVVLTVATNSDTQWGNYDFTVTASTDEQVKDQTVSLMLQPAGLNDFTYSSNERVEIPDNSPEGASSVITVADDLTIFGTTADVDITHTWSGDLVLTLISAQGTEVTLQSNEGGSDDDIVKSFTSTVFNSEVATGDWTLNVEDTAGADTGNINGWSLTFSAIGEVSPQPPEAGFNVSAQGLTATFTDTSRDVNDDISQWSWNFGDGATSTDANPVHAYAESGSYEVELTVTDSENNSDTFTQTVVVSDVEIELTLKRANKSRLDTMRVELNWEEVGAESLSLYRNGELVDTVSDNGRYRDYVRNARLSTYNYKLCVSENVCSNIVTVSFN